Proteins encoded in a region of the Streptomyces sp. PCS3-D2 genome:
- a CDS encoding universal stress protein, translating into MKHHVTVGIDGSPESRAAARWGAREAALRDVPLRLVHAVDWLISPAVPRPGREVADRWADEALAEAVEDVRRRHPGLDVSTRCLSGRPAAALAAEAADAGLLVLGSRGVGGLVGFLIGSVSLSTLVATETPVVLVRVSDTPEEARPTRYGEIVLGVDIHEAADRVLAFAFEEAERRGCALRAIHSWKMPSMYRYAPFFDPENEREVGRSVTVMLDDMLMPWRHKFPSVSVTHEAFEGSAGERLVQAAARADLVVVGRRLRRSPLGVHLGSAAHAVVHHAAAPVAVVAHD; encoded by the coding sequence ATGAAGCACCATGTGACCGTCGGCATTGACGGCTCGCCCGAGAGCCGGGCCGCGGCCCGCTGGGGGGCCCGGGAAGCGGCCCTGCGGGACGTACCGCTGAGGCTCGTCCACGCCGTCGACTGGCTCATCAGCCCGGCGGTGCCGCGGCCGGGCCGCGAAGTGGCCGACCGCTGGGCCGACGAAGCGCTCGCCGAGGCGGTGGAGGACGTGCGACGCCGGCATCCCGGGCTGGACGTCTCGACGAGATGCCTCTCCGGCAGGCCCGCGGCAGCCCTGGCCGCGGAGGCGGCCGACGCCGGACTGCTCGTCCTCGGCTCGCGAGGGGTGGGAGGCCTGGTCGGATTCCTCATCGGTTCGGTGAGCCTGTCGACACTGGTGGCCACCGAGACGCCGGTGGTGCTCGTACGCGTGTCGGACACGCCCGAGGAGGCCCGGCCCACCCGCTACGGGGAGATCGTCCTGGGCGTCGACATCCACGAGGCGGCGGACAGGGTTCTGGCGTTCGCCTTCGAGGAGGCCGAGCGCCGCGGCTGCGCCCTGCGTGCGATCCACAGCTGGAAGATGCCGTCGATGTACCGGTACGCACCGTTCTTCGACCCGGAGAACGAACGGGAGGTCGGCCGGAGTGTCACCGTGATGCTCGACGACATGCTGATGCCGTGGCGCCACAAGTTCCCGTCCGTGAGCGTCACCCACGAGGCGTTCGAGGGATCCGCGGGTGAGCGGCTCGTCCAGGCCGCGGCAAGGGCGGACCTGGTCGTCGTGGGCCGACGCCTGCGCCGCTCGCCTCTGGGCGTGCATCTGGGGTCCGCTGCCCACGCGGTGGTGCACCACGCCGCTGCGCCCGTCGCGGTCGTCGCCCACGACTGA
- a CDS encoding cyclic nucleotide-binding domain-containing protein yields the protein MTAHPGGPPGEGVLAALTAEHRGRLMALARDVALPGSTRIFEEGEEADRFWIIRSGTVALDIHVPGRGRAVVETVGAGSLLGWSWLCPPRQWHLAAETREPVRAWEFDADAVQDLCAEDTALGLSLVTAVAETIGDRLRATRTRLLDLYGPPGPRGSGAAP from the coding sequence GTGACCGCGCATCCGGGTGGGCCTCCCGGCGAGGGCGTGCTCGCCGCGCTGACGGCGGAGCACCGCGGGAGGCTGATGGCCCTCGCCCGTGACGTCGCCCTTCCGGGCAGCACCCGGATCTTCGAGGAAGGGGAGGAGGCCGACCGCTTCTGGATCATTCGCTCGGGCACGGTCGCGCTCGACATCCACGTGCCCGGTCGGGGCCGTGCGGTCGTCGAGACCGTCGGCGCGGGCAGCCTGCTCGGCTGGTCCTGGCTGTGTCCCCCGCGCCAGTGGCACCTGGCGGCCGAGACCCGGGAGCCCGTCCGCGCCTGGGAGTTCGATGCCGACGCCGTCCAGGACCTGTGCGCCGAGGACACGGCACTGGGCCTGTCGCTGGTCACCGCCGTCGCCGAGACCATCGGCGACCGGCTGCGGGCCACCCGGACCCGGCTGCTCGACCTCTACGGACCGCCGGGACCGCGGGGAAGCGGAGCCGCACCGTGA
- a CDS encoding FAD/NAD(P)-binding protein, with translation MTSAPVPCRVVDRRDETHDTVTLVVEPAGDALDPFAPGQFAMLYAFGVGEIPVSVSRIEGGYRLAHTVRAVGAVSRALYGLRSGGWVGVRGPFGTAWDTAAAHGNDLLVIAGGIGLAPLRPLVDTVLADPRAFGRLNVLAGARTPADLLYTDEFPGWERPFGAVTVDRPSSGWTGRVGVVTTLLREARFTPSDTVAFVCGPEVMMRATARALIHRGVRPDRIQVSLERNMRCATGHCGHCQLGPLLLCRDGPVVRYDQAEPLLTVREL, from the coding sequence GTGACGTCGGCACCGGTTCCCTGCCGCGTGGTGGACCGCCGCGACGAGACGCACGACACGGTCACGCTCGTGGTGGAGCCTGCCGGGGACGCCCTGGATCCCTTCGCACCCGGCCAGTTCGCGATGCTGTACGCGTTCGGCGTCGGCGAGATCCCGGTATCCGTATCCCGGATCGAGGGCGGCTACCGGCTGGCGCACACGGTGCGCGCCGTCGGAGCCGTCTCCCGCGCGTTGTACGGCCTGCGCAGCGGCGGGTGGGTCGGCGTGCGCGGTCCCTTCGGCACCGCCTGGGACACGGCCGCCGCTCACGGCAACGACCTGCTCGTCATCGCCGGCGGCATCGGGCTGGCCCCACTGCGTCCCCTCGTCGACACCGTTCTGGCCGACCCCCGCGCCTTCGGGCGGCTGAACGTCCTCGCAGGGGCCCGGACCCCCGCCGATCTGCTGTACACGGACGAGTTCCCCGGCTGGGAGAGGCCGTTCGGCGCCGTCACCGTCGACCGGCCCTCCAGCGGCTGGACCGGCCGGGTCGGCGTGGTCACCACCCTGCTGCGCGAGGCCCGGTTCACGCCGTCGGACACGGTGGCCTTCGTCTGTGGTCCCGAGGTGATGATGCGCGCGACCGCACGGGCACTGATCCACCGAGGGGTACGCCCCGACCGCATCCAGGTCTCCCTCGAACGCAACATGCGCTGCGCCACCGGCCACTGCGGGCACTGCCAGCTCGGGCCCCTCCTCCTCTGCCGCGACGGCCCGGTCGTCCGCTACGACCAGGCCGAACCCCTGCTCACCGTCCGGGAACTGTGA
- a CDS encoding SHOCT domain-containing protein — translation MFWYDHGMGGWGWVAMSLGMVLVAALAVAGVVLLLRSVDRLASGPARPPATPSAQQVLADRFARGEIDEEEYEQRLDTLRAHGPSRGRPGPRES, via the coding sequence ATGTTCTGGTACGACCACGGAATGGGCGGATGGGGCTGGGTCGCCATGTCGCTCGGCATGGTCCTCGTCGCGGCCCTGGCCGTCGCGGGAGTCGTCCTGCTCCTTCGCAGCGTCGACCGTCTCGCTTCGGGCCCGGCGCGGCCTCCGGCTACGCCGTCCGCCCAGCAGGTGCTCGCCGATCGGTTCGCCCGGGGGGAGATCGACGAAGAGGAGTACGAACAGCGTCTGGACACGCTGCGCGCGCACGGGCCGAGCCGAGGTCGACCGGGACCGAGAGAGAGCTGA
- a CDS encoding hydrogenase maturation protease produces the protein MKPLAGTAIIGIGNEFRRDDGAGWATIALLRARRARRPLPPGTELAQCDGDPGRLIGLWDGRALAVVVDACFPPAAQPGRTHRWCATPGGTPHPAAAGRQSTHGLGLAEALVLAERVGRGPGRLIVYAVEGADRSLGPGLTPAVEGALPLLARRIEADAHRHGDRTRRTGFDRLSPQV, from the coding sequence ATGAAGCCCCTCGCCGGTACGGCGATCATCGGGATCGGAAACGAGTTCAGACGTGATGACGGCGCGGGGTGGGCGACGATCGCGCTGCTGCGCGCACGGAGGGCGCGGCGGCCCCTCCCTCCCGGCACCGAGCTCGCACAGTGCGACGGAGATCCCGGCCGGCTGATCGGCCTGTGGGACGGCAGGGCCCTCGCCGTCGTCGTCGACGCCTGCTTCCCGCCCGCGGCGCAGCCCGGGCGGACGCACCGGTGGTGCGCGACTCCCGGTGGGACGCCCCACCCGGCCGCCGCGGGCCGGCAGAGCACCCACGGCCTGGGGCTCGCCGAGGCCCTGGTCCTCGCAGAGCGCGTCGGGCGGGGCCCCGGCCGTCTCATCGTGTACGCGGTCGAGGGCGCGGACCGCTCGCTGGGCCCCGGGCTCACCCCGGCGGTGGAGGGAGCCCTGCCGCTGCTGGCCCGACGCATCGAGGCGGACGCCCACCGGCACGGCGATCGGACTCGCCGGACCGGGTTCGACCGCCTGAGCCCGCAGGTCTGA
- a CDS encoding oxidoreductase gives MSTPTPPQPPARPRLGVFKLASCDGCQLTLLDCEDELLGIAAELDIAHFLEASGDIAPGPYDLVLVEGSVSTPEHLERIRRIRADARHLVTIGACATAGGVQALRNYADVEGYLAAVYARPAYIETLATSTPVSAHVPVDFELRGCPIDRGQLVEVITAFLAGRKPAIANHSVCFSCKRRGNVCVTVAQGTPCLGPVTHAGCGALCPTYGRGCYGCFGPAGTTNLPALVPLMQRDGMGEEDIARFLHTFNVTAFTAVEEQAQPGTADAEGPG, from the coding sequence ATGAGCACCCCCACCCCACCCCAGCCTCCCGCCCGCCCCCGACTCGGCGTGTTCAAGCTCGCCTCCTGCGACGGCTGCCAGCTCACCCTCCTCGACTGCGAGGACGAACTGCTCGGCATCGCCGCCGAACTGGACATCGCCCACTTCCTGGAAGCGTCCGGCGACATCGCTCCCGGCCCCTACGACCTCGTCCTGGTCGAAGGGTCGGTCAGCACGCCCGAGCACCTGGAGCGCATCCGTCGCATCCGCGCGGATGCCCGCCACCTTGTCACCATCGGCGCCTGCGCCACGGCCGGCGGCGTGCAGGCGCTGCGCAACTACGCCGACGTCGAGGGGTACCTGGCGGCCGTCTACGCCCGCCCCGCGTACATCGAGACGCTCGCGACGTCCACGCCGGTCTCGGCCCACGTGCCGGTCGACTTCGAACTGCGCGGCTGTCCCATCGATCGCGGTCAGCTCGTCGAGGTCATCACCGCGTTCCTCGCCGGGCGCAAGCCCGCCATCGCGAACCACAGCGTCTGCTTCTCCTGCAAGCGGCGTGGCAACGTCTGTGTCACCGTCGCCCAGGGAACGCCCTGCCTCGGCCCCGTCACCCACGCGGGCTGCGGAGCCCTGTGCCCGACGTACGGGCGGGGCTGCTACGGCTGCTTCGGGCCGGCCGGAACCACGAACCTGCCCGCGCTGGTCCCGCTGATGCAGCGTGACGGGATGGGCGAGGAGGACATCGCCAGGTTCCTGCACACCTTCAACGTGACCGCCTTCACCGCCGTGGAGGAACAGGCGCAACCCGGCACGGCCGACGCGGAAGGACCCGGATGA
- a CDS encoding Ni/Fe hydrogenase subunit alpha — protein sequence MSEPTPPARELRIPSLARVEGETALHLRIRHGTVTEARLSIYEPPRFFEAFLRGRAHTEPPDLTSRICGICPVAYQMSACRAIEDACGVVVDGQLAALRRLLYCGEWIESQTLHIHMLHAPDFLGEDDVIGLSRSHLEHVRRGLRLKQTGNAVVELLGGRAIHPVNVRLGGFHRAPTRAELRPLEERLRTALDDAWDTVRWVAGFEFPDAECDADLLALAEPGTYAIESGVPTVLPYAATPPPYGFPLRDFTDHVAEEQVPHSTALHSRLDGRRHLTGSLARWAVSGHLLSPLALEAARAAGLGDPPSRAGTGRGEACRNPYRSILVRAVEVLYAVEEALRIIAEYERPARPYTEVPPRAGTGHGATEAPRGLLYHRYALDGGGRVTGARIVPPTAQNQGAIEEDLRRLVQAGLDRGEGSEAELTRLCERAVRNHDPCISCSAHFLELDIQRTH from the coding sequence ATGAGCGAGCCCACGCCCCCCGCCCGGGAGCTCCGCATCCCCTCCCTCGCCCGTGTCGAGGGCGAGACCGCGCTGCACCTGAGGATCCGCCACGGCACCGTCACCGAGGCGCGGCTCAGCATCTATGAACCGCCGCGGTTCTTCGAAGCCTTCCTCAGGGGCAGGGCGCACACGGAGCCACCCGATCTCACCTCCCGGATCTGCGGGATCTGTCCCGTCGCCTACCAGATGAGTGCCTGCCGCGCCATCGAGGACGCGTGCGGCGTCGTCGTCGACGGACAACTGGCCGCCCTGCGCCGCCTGCTGTACTGCGGCGAATGGATCGAGAGCCAGACGCTGCACATCCACATGCTGCACGCACCGGACTTCCTCGGCGAGGATGACGTCATCGGTCTGTCCCGCTCCCATCTGGAGCACGTCAGGCGCGGACTGCGCCTGAAGCAGACCGGGAACGCCGTGGTCGAACTGCTCGGGGGACGGGCCATCCACCCCGTCAACGTCCGGCTCGGAGGCTTTCACCGCGCCCCGACCCGTGCTGAGCTCCGCCCCCTGGAGGAGCGGCTGCGCACCGCCCTCGACGACGCGTGGGACACGGTGCGCTGGGTCGCCGGCTTCGAGTTCCCCGACGCCGAGTGCGACGCCGACCTGCTCGCCCTCGCCGAGCCCGGCACCTACGCCATCGAGTCCGGCGTCCCCACCGTGCTCCCGTACGCCGCGACGCCCCCGCCGTACGGTTTCCCCCTGCGCGACTTCACCGACCACGTGGCCGAGGAGCAGGTCCCCCACTCCACAGCCCTGCACTCCCGGCTGGACGGCCGCAGGCACCTCACCGGCTCGCTCGCCCGCTGGGCGGTCAGCGGCCATCTGCTGTCCCCGCTGGCGCTGGAAGCGGCACGGGCGGCCGGCCTCGGCGACCCCCCGTCGCGCGCGGGCACGGGGCGGGGGGAGGCCTGCAGGAACCCCTACCGCAGCATCCTCGTCCGGGCGGTGGAAGTCCTGTACGCGGTGGAAGAGGCACTCCGGATCATCGCCGAGTACGAGCGTCCGGCCCGCCCGTACACAGAGGTACCGCCCCGGGCCGGCACCGGGCACGGTGCCACGGAGGCACCGCGCGGCCTGCTCTACCACCGTTACGCGCTCGACGGCGGGGGCCGGGTCACCGGTGCCCGCATCGTGCCGCCGACCGCCCAGAACCAGGGCGCCATCGAGGAGGACCTGCGTCGGCTGGTGCAGGCGGGGCTCGACCGCGGTGAGGGTTCCGAGGCCGAGCTCACGCGGCTGTGCGAGCGGGCCGTCCGCAACCACGACCCGTGCATCTCGTGTTCGGCCCACTTCCTGGAACTGGACATCCAACGCACCCACTGA
- a CDS encoding CBS domain-containing protein: MRHRSVADLMTPTAVSVQRGTPFKEIARLLKEFDISAVPVVDEAERPVGVVSEADLLRKRGPGSGANTAAELMTSPAVTARTEWSAVRAARVMRGRQVKRLPVVDAAGRLVGILSRSDLLQLFLRRDHAIQEEILEDVVTRTLGLSPSSLTVEVDDGLVTLSGTVSRRSLVPIVLRLCQSVDGVVDVVNRLDYAQDDVSVGAPTPSER, from the coding sequence ATGAGGCACCGCAGTGTCGCCGACCTGATGACCCCGACAGCGGTCAGCGTCCAACGGGGCACTCCGTTCAAGGAGATCGCCAGGCTCCTCAAGGAGTTCGACATTTCCGCGGTGCCCGTGGTCGACGAGGCCGAACGTCCGGTGGGCGTCGTCTCGGAAGCGGATCTGCTCCGCAAGCGGGGCCCCGGCAGCGGCGCGAACACCGCCGCCGAGCTCATGACCAGCCCCGCCGTCACGGCCCGGACCGAATGGAGCGCCGTCCGGGCGGCGCGGGTCATGCGGGGGCGGCAGGTCAAGAGACTGCCCGTGGTGGACGCCGCCGGCCGGCTGGTCGGCATCCTGAGCCGCAGCGACCTGCTCCAGCTCTTCCTGCGCAGGGACCACGCGATCCAGGAGGAGATCCTCGAAGACGTGGTGACCCGCACCCTCGGGCTCAGCCCGTCGTCCTTGACCGTCGAGGTCGACGACGGGCTGGTGACCCTCAGCGGCACCGTGAGCCGGCGCAGCCTGGTCCCGATCGTGCTGCGCCTGTGCCAGAGCGTCGACGGCGTCGTCGACGTGGTCAACCGGCTCGACTACGCGCAGGACGACGTGTCGGTCGGCGCCCCGACGCCCTCCGAGCGGTAG
- a CDS encoding 4Fe-4S dicluster domain-containing protein — translation MTDASDAGAVPDHQAEAVLDRDGLDALVRVLKRRGRTVIGPTVRDGAIVLDELDSADALPYGWGVELEAGRYRLRPREDGAAFAHSAGPQSWKSFLHPQRVRQWSADRGPDGTPVVREEERPGTSYAFLGVRPCDLRAVRILDRVMGAGRYRDPTYLSRRTGAFLIAAECTEPGATCFCVSMGGGPAADAGYDLALTEIVDDAGHRFLCRSGSEEGAAVLAELPRRSPDDATRTAAVRAVGAAAERMGRSMPPVDLRTLMRDNLEADRWDDVAARCLSCGNCTMVCPTCFCTTTEDVTDLTGDHAERWRLWDSCYDLDFSLLHGGPVRSSPRSRYRQWLTHKLGTWHDQFDSSGCVGCGRCIVWCPTGIDLTEEAHALHQEAARREDTP, via the coding sequence ATGACCGACGCTTCGGACGCCGGAGCCGTCCCCGACCATCAGGCCGAGGCGGTCCTGGACCGCGACGGGCTGGACGCCCTCGTACGTGTCCTGAAGCGGCGCGGCCGCACGGTGATCGGCCCGACCGTCCGCGACGGCGCGATCGTCCTCGACGAACTGGACTCCGCCGACGCACTCCCCTACGGCTGGGGGGTCGAGCTGGAGGCCGGGCGGTACCGGCTCCGCCCCCGCGAGGACGGGGCGGCCTTCGCGCACAGCGCGGGACCCCAGTCGTGGAAGTCGTTCCTGCACCCGCAGCGCGTCCGCCAGTGGTCCGCGGACCGGGGTCCGGACGGTACTCCCGTCGTCCGCGAGGAGGAGCGGCCGGGCACGTCGTACGCGTTCCTCGGCGTGCGGCCCTGCGACCTGCGCGCCGTTCGGATCCTGGACCGGGTGATGGGCGCAGGCAGGTACCGGGACCCCACCTATCTGTCCCGGCGGACGGGTGCCTTCCTGATCGCGGCCGAGTGCACCGAGCCGGGTGCCACCTGCTTCTGCGTCTCCATGGGCGGGGGGCCGGCCGCCGACGCCGGGTATGACCTCGCCCTCACCGAGATCGTGGACGATGCGGGCCACCGCTTCCTGTGTCGGAGCGGGAGCGAGGAGGGCGCCGCGGTCCTCGCGGAACTGCCGCGGCGGAGCCCCGACGACGCCACCCGGACGGCCGCGGTCCGGGCCGTGGGCGCCGCCGCCGAACGCATGGGCCGCTCCATGCCGCCGGTGGACCTGCGCACCCTGATGCGGGACAACCTGGAGGCGGATCGCTGGGACGACGTCGCCGCCCGCTGCCTGAGCTGCGGCAACTGCACCATGGTCTGCCCCACCTGCTTCTGCACCACCACGGAGGACGTGACCGACCTGACCGGCGATCACGCCGAGCGCTGGCGCCTCTGGGACTCCTGCTACGACCTGGACTTCTCGCTCCTGCACGGCGGCCCCGTCCGGTCCTCTCCCCGCAGCCGCTACCGTCAGTGGCTCACCCACAAGCTGGGCACCTGGCACGACCAGTTCGACAGTTCGGGGTGTGTCGGCTGCGGCCGGTGCATCGTGTGGTGTCCCACGGGGATCGACCTCACCGAGGAAGCCCACGCCCTGCACCAGGAGGCCGCGCGGCGCGAGGACACGCCGTGA
- a CDS encoding CBS domain-containing protein — translation MKHREVRELMTREVVTVPSSAPFKEVARTLTEHGVSAVPVVDAAGRPLGVISERDLLPKSAGQSDYFRSLPAREAWEEDKAAGTRAEELMSSPPVCARPDWTVAEAARLMEAQGVKRLLVVDGSDVLIGIVSRRDLLRIFLRDDEDIRREIMGEVLGLGAPQNPSAITVTVTDGRVELDGTVGLRSLIPLVERLCRTVDGVVSVTQRLGYSTDDTNPG, via the coding sequence ATGAAGCATCGGGAAGTCCGCGAGCTGATGACCCGCGAGGTCGTCACCGTCCCCAGCAGCGCTCCGTTCAAGGAGGTCGCGCGCACCCTGACGGAGCACGGGGTGTCGGCCGTTCCCGTCGTCGACGCGGCGGGGCGGCCGCTCGGCGTGATCTCGGAACGGGACCTGCTACCGAAGTCCGCCGGCCAGAGCGACTACTTCCGGTCGCTTCCCGCACGGGAGGCCTGGGAGGAGGACAAGGCCGCGGGTACGCGCGCCGAGGAGCTGATGTCCTCGCCGCCCGTGTGCGCCCGACCCGACTGGACCGTCGCCGAGGCCGCCAGGCTGATGGAGGCCCAGGGAGTCAAGCGGCTCCTGGTCGTGGACGGCTCGGACGTGCTGATCGGGATCGTCAGCCGCCGGGACCTGCTGCGGATCTTCCTCCGCGACGACGAGGACATCCGTCGCGAGATCATGGGTGAGGTGCTCGGACTCGGCGCACCCCAGAACCCCTCGGCCATCACCGTGACCGTCACCGACGGCCGGGTGGAACTGGACGGGACCGTCGGCCTCAGGAGCCTCATCCCCCTCGTCGAACGCCTCTGCCGAACCGTGGACGGTGTGGTCTCGGTGACCCAGCGTCTCGGATACTCCACCGACGACACGAATCCGGGCTGA
- a CDS encoding CBS domain-containing protein, giving the protein MKHLRTVEDVMTHAVISVDRRTPFKEVVEAMRQWRISALPVLSEEGRVAGVVSEADLLLKAQGADESRAVTAGQLMTVPAVTVTQDATIAGAARLMARGHLKRLPVVDGDGRLIGVVSRGDLLKIYLRPDADIAEELRELIVAKLIPAGSAVVQVHVADGIVHLRGSVPDPALKDVLVRIARTVPGVVDATAVHLDTEVRA; this is encoded by the coding sequence ATGAAGCACCTTCGCACGGTCGAGGACGTCATGACCCACGCCGTCATCTCCGTCGATCGCAGAACACCGTTCAAGGAGGTCGTGGAGGCCATGCGGCAGTGGCGAATCAGCGCTCTGCCCGTCCTGTCGGAGGAAGGTCGAGTGGCCGGCGTGGTCTCGGAAGCGGATCTGCTGCTCAAGGCCCAGGGTGCGGACGAGTCCCGCGCCGTCACTGCCGGGCAGCTGATGACCGTACCGGCGGTCACCGTGACCCAGGACGCCACCATCGCCGGCGCCGCCCGCCTGATGGCCCGCGGCCACCTCAAGCGACTCCCGGTCGTCGACGGCGACGGCCGCCTCATCGGCGTGGTCAGCCGGGGCGACCTCCTCAAGATCTATCTCCGCCCCGACGCCGACATCGCCGAGGAACTCCGGGAGCTGATCGTGGCGAAGCTCATCCCCGCGGGATCGGCCGTGGTGCAGGTCCACGTGGCCGACGGCATCGTGCACCTGCGCGGTTCCGTCCCCGACCCGGCGCTGAAGGACGTGCTGGTGCGTATCGCACGGACCGTACCGGGCGTCGTGGACGCCACGGCCGTGCATCTCGACACCGAAGTCCGCGCGTGA
- a CDS encoding CBS domain-containing protein — translation MSHRTVADVMTRNVATVSPEAPLKTVARSLNDHEVSALPVVDPRRRPVGIVSEADLLRRQAGLPDTEGRDALHATASAVRASMEARTAGDLMSAPVLTARPEWGIVETARFLHERGVKRLPVVDETGTLVGIVSRTDLLRPMLRHDDAIRDEIVDDVLGRTLRMTPGGVAVTVSQGVVSLSGRVEERSAIPIVERLCQSVDGVVSVDQALGYAVDDLSGVAAPRRAAQ, via the coding sequence ATGTCCCATCGCACTGTTGCAGACGTCATGACCCGGAACGTGGCCACGGTGAGCCCCGAAGCGCCCCTCAAGACGGTCGCCCGGAGCCTCAACGACCACGAGGTCTCCGCCCTGCCCGTCGTGGACCCCCGCCGCCGTCCGGTCGGCATCGTCTCCGAAGCCGACCTGCTGCGCAGGCAGGCCGGGCTGCCCGATACCGAAGGGCGCGACGCCCTGCACGCCACGGCATCCGCGGTCCGGGCCTCCATGGAGGCCCGGACCGCCGGCGATCTGATGTCCGCCCCCGTCCTGACCGCCCGGCCGGAATGGGGCATCGTCGAGACGGCCCGCTTCCTGCACGAGCGAGGCGTCAAGCGTCTGCCCGTGGTTGACGAGACCGGGACCCTGGTGGGCATCGTCAGCCGCACCGACCTGCTGCGCCCCATGCTCCGCCACGACGACGCCATCCGCGACGAGATCGTCGACGACGTGCTGGGCCGTACCCTCAGGATGACCCCGGGAGGGGTTGCGGTGACCGTGAGCCAAGGCGTCGTCTCGTTGAGCGGGCGGGTCGAGGAGCGGTCGGCCATTCCGATCGTCGAACGACTGTGCCAGTCGGTCGACGGGGTCGTCAGCGTGGACCAGGCCCTCGGCTACGCGGTCGACGACCTGTCCGGGGTCGCCGCCCCTCGCCGTGCCGCGCAGTGA